The following proteins are encoded in a genomic region of Oncorhynchus kisutch isolate 150728-3 linkage group LG4, Okis_V2, whole genome shotgun sequence:
- the LOC109889602 gene encoding S-adenosylmethionine sensor upstream of mTORC1-like, producing the protein MDPVNNAETGDTETELEPVCVLIPKETRCKKEQEKLSGVVKNVHRKLRRKYREVGDFEKIWREHCEDEQTLSEYALAMKNLADNHWAKTCEGEGRIEWCRSVCQEYFLDGGMKRMLEKDEKSARLAIATSAATLSTQPYSSFIPRSISQLGKMRLLDVGSCFNPFLKFDEFLTVGIDIVPAVESVYKCDFLNLQLQQPLQLAGDAVEAFLRQLCSPIDALPAQLFNVVVFSLLLSYFPSPYQRWICCKKAHELLELHGLLLIITPDSSHQNRHALMMRSWRVAVESLGFRRCKYIKFSHMHLIAFRKVSLTTTSDLVSRNYPEMLYIPQDFQSHEEEDYTDVLVQAHSVFEDDQLAWGFTELPDTPYDSDSGESQSSSLPFLHELEDPILLQS; encoded by the exons ATGGACCCGGTGAACAATGCTGAGACAGGAGATACAGAAACCGAACTGGAGCCGGTCTGTGTTCTTATTCCGAAAGAAACGAGGTGCAAGAAGGAGCAGGAAAAGCTGTCCGGAGTCGTAAAGAATGTCCACAGAAAACTGCGAAGAAAATACCGAGAAG TGGGGGATTTTGAGAAGATCTGGCGAGAGCACTGTGAGGATGAGCAGACTCTGAGTGAATATGCCCTGGCCATGAAGAACCTGGCCGACAACCACTGGGCCAAGACCTGTGAGGGAGAGGGCCGCATCGAGTGGTGCCGCAG TGTTTGTCAGGAGTATTTCCTGGATGGTGGAATGAAAAGAATGTTGGAGAAGGATGAGAAGAGTGCCAGGCTTGCCATAGCCACCTCAGCTGCAACTCTGAGTACCCAGCCTTATAGCTCCTTCATCCCCAG GTCCATCTCCCAGCTTGGTAAAATGCGGCTGCTGGACGTTGGCAGCTGTTTTAACCCCTTCCTGAAGTTTGACGAGTTCCTCACAGTCGGTATTGACATAGTGCCTGCGGTCGAG AGTGTATACAAGTGTGACTTCCTTAACCTCCAGCTCCAGCAGCCCCTGCAGCTGGCTGGTGACGCAGTGGAAGCCTTCCTGAGACAGCTTTGTAGCCCCATCGATGCACTGCCCGCCCAGCTCTTCAACGTGGTGGtcttctccctgctcctctcctacTTCCCCTCGCCTTACCAGCGCTGGATCTGCTGCAAGAAGGCCCACGAGCTGCTGGAACTGCACGGCCTGCTGCTCATCATCACCCCCGACTCCTCCCACCAGAACCGCCACGCCCTCATGATGCGCAGCTGGCGTGTGGCGGTGGAGTCACTGGGCTTCAGGCGCTGCAAGTACATTAAGTTCTCCCACATGCACCTCATCGCCTTCCGCAAGGTGTCCCTGACCACCACCAGCGACCTGGTCAGCCGTAACTACCCCGAGATGCTCTACATCCCTCAGGACTTCCAATCCCACGAGGAGGAGGACTACACCGACGTGCTGGTTCAGGCGCACTCCGTCTTCGAGGACGACCAGCTGGCGTGGGGCTTCACGGAGCTGCCGGACACGCCCTACGACTCGGATTCAGGAGAGAGTCAGAGCAGTTCCTTGCCCTTCCTACACGAGCTGGAGGACCCCATACTGCTGCAGAGCTGA